One Triticum dicoccoides isolate Atlit2015 ecotype Zavitan chromosome 4B, WEW_v2.0, whole genome shotgun sequence genomic window carries:
- the LOC119295596 gene encoding uncharacterized protein LOC119295596, whose product MPHRARPMTGLLVFMGVNLVLLSTITPVYDFVCFHPYWDRRRERRQREREALQGNGSLETAK is encoded by the exons ATGCCGCACCGCGCGCGGCCGATGACGGGGCTGCTGGTGTTCATGGGCGTCAACCTCGTCCTCCTCAGCACCATCACCCCCGTCTACGACTTCGTCTGCTTCCACCCCTACTGGGACCGCAGG AGAGAACGCCGTCAAAGGGAACGTGAAGCACTGCAAGGCAATGGTTCTCTAGAAACTGCAAAATAA
- the LOC119295595 gene encoding calcium-dependent protein kinase 25-like, which produces MGQCCAKGAGRAGDANSDPLPPPPAAPKVEPVASSSTASNGVAAPPAANAKPGKPPPPVGDVLGRAMEDVRTTYSIGKELGRGQFGVTHLCTHRSTSEKLACKTIAKRKLANKEDVEDVRREVQIMYHLSGQPNIVDLRGAYEDKHNVHLVMELCAGGELFDRIIAKGHYTERAAAALLRAIVGIVHTCHCMGVMHRDLKPENFLLLSKGEDSPLKATDFGLSVFFKEGEVFRDIVGSAYYIAPEVLKRRYGPEADIWSIGVMLYIFLAGVPPFWAENENAIFTAVLRGQVDFNGDPWPNISSGAKDLVKKMLNINPKERLTAFQVLNHPWIKEDGDAPDTPLDNVVLNRLKQFRAMNQFKKAALRVIAGCLSEEEIRGLKEMFKNIDKDNSGTITLEELKNGLAKQGTKLSDNEIQQLMEAADADGNGLIDYEEFVTATVHMNKMHREEHLYIAFQFFDKDNSGYITRDELEQALKEKGMYDAKEIKEIISEADTDNDGRIDYSEFVAMMKKGAGSTEPTNPKKRRDLVLE; this is translated from the exons ATGGGCCAATGCTGCGCCAAGGGTGCCGGGCGCGCCGGCGACGCCAACTCGGACCCGCTGCCGCCCCCGCCTGCAGCCCCAAAGGTGGAGCCTGTCGCATCGTCGTCGACCGCCAGCAACGGCGTCGCAGCGCCGCCGGCCGCCAATGCCAAGCCgggcaagccgccgccgcccgtggGCGACGTGCTCGGCCGCGCCATGGAGGACGTGCGCACCACCTACTCCATCGGCAAGGAGCTCGGGCGCGGCCAGTTCGGCGTGACCCACCTCTGCACGCATCGCTCCACCAGCGAGAAGCTGGCGTGCAAGACCATCGCCAAGCGCAAGCTGGCCAACAAGGAGGACGTGGAGGACGTCCGGCGCGAGGTACAGATCATGTACCACCTCTCCGGCCAGCCCAACATCGTCGACCTCCGGGGCGCCTACGAGGACAAGCACAACGTGCACCTCGTCATGGAGCTctgcgccggcggcgagctcttcgaCCGGATCATCGCCAAGGGCCACTACACGGAGCGGGCGGCGGCCGCCCTGCTCCGGGCCATCGTCGGCATCGTCCACACATGCCACTGCATGGGGGTGATGCACCGGGACCTCAAGCCGGAGAACTTCCTCCTGCTCAGCAAAGGGGAGGACTCGCCGCTCAAGGCCACCGACTTCGGTCTCTCCGTCTTCTTCAAGGAAGGCGAGGTGTTCAGGGACATCGTCGGCAGCGCCTACTACATCGCGCCGGAGGTGCTCAAGCGGCGCTACGGCCCCGAGGCTGACATCTGGAGCATCGGCGTCATGCTCTACATCTTCCTCGCCGGCGTCCCGCCATTCTGGGCGGAGAACGAGAATGCCATCTTCACCGCCGTGCTACGCGGGCAGGTCGACTTCAACGGCGATCCATGGCCAAACATCTCCTCTGGCGCCAAGGATCTTGTCAAGAAGATGCTCAACATCAACCCCAAGGAGAGGCTCACGGCCTTCCAAGTCCTCA ATCACCCATGGATCAAAGAAGACGGAGACGCACCCGATACGCCGCTCGACAATGTCGTTCTCAACAGGCTCAAGCAATTCAGGGCCATGAACCAGTTCAAGAAAGCTGCGCTGAGG GTTATAGCTGGGTGCTTATCGGAAGAGGAGATCAGGGGGCTCAAGGAGATGTTCAAGAACATCGACAAAGATAACAGCGGCACAATCACGCTCGAAGAGCTCAAGAATGGGCTAGCAAAGCAGGGCACAAAGCTGTCAGACAATGAAATTCAGCAACTCATGGAAGCA GCTGATGCAGATGGCAATGGATTGATTGACTACGAGGAGTTTGTCACCGCGACAGTTcacatgaacaagatgcatagagaGGAGCACCTATACATAGCATTCCAGTTCTTCGACAAGGATAACAGTGG GTACATAACAAGAGATGAGCTTGAGCAAGCCTTGAAGGAGAAGGGAATGTATGATGCCAAAGAGATCAAGGAGATCATCTCAGAGGCTGACACTGACAAT GATGGGAGGATAGATTATTCAGAATTCGTGGCGATGATGAAGAAAGGAGCAGGCAGCACCGAGCCAACGAACCCAAAGAAGAGGAGAGATCTAGTTCTAGAGTGA